ATACTCATATTGTATTACTGCCTACTTTCCAAGAACCACAATGCCTCGCGTCACGACCAAAGGCCAAGTCACGATCCCGAAAGAGATTCGCGAGTCGCTGGGAATCGAGCCGGGGGATGAGGTCGCGTTCGAACGGACCGAGTCCGGCTACGAGCTACGGAAAGAAGAACCGACGACAGCAGGAGGCGAAGACCCGTTTGAAAAACACCGTGGCAGCGCAGATAGTGACGAGACGATGCCCGAGCGGATGCGCAGGCTCCGGGGAGAGTATCCCCGTGACGTCGGCGACGAGGCTGACGAAAACGGGGATTCGGAGGCCGAGGCGTGACGACGGCGGTCGATACGAATGCGCTCCTTGCACTTCTGTACGAGGATGAGTACACGGACGCCAGCGAAGCGACACTCCGGCGTGCCTACCGGAAGGGTCGAGTTGTCATCACGCCGGTCGTCTACGCTGAACTCGCCGCAGACGGCCACTTCGACACGAGAGCGGACTTGGATCGGTTCCTCGAAGACTTCAGTATCCAACTTGCGGAGCCGTCGCGGGATGCTCTCTTCGAGGCCGGTGATATGTTCCAGCGATACACCGATCGTCGGCCAGATGGCCTTCAATGTCCTTCCTGTGGCACGAAGCAGACCGTCAGGTGCGAAGAGTGCGGGGAGGATCTCTCTCCACGACAACACATCGCAGCTGACTTCCTCATCGGCGGGCACGCAACTGTTGACGCCGATTCGCTCGTCAGTTTTGATGACGGATTCTACAGTACGTACTTCCCATCACTGATTGTCCACCCCGAATAGTTGCAGTCGAAACTGGGGGTGTATGCGGACGAAACCCCCGGAGTAGACGAGAATTTGGTCGGAGAATTGCCCTGAAAATAGCCGATCGCCGTTCACTGCTGCTCCATCTCATCGCTTCAGTTACGGATTATGGTCACAGGATGGTTCTATACCGGTGTTTCGACTGAATCACCTCTCCAGATGGAGGTACAAGCCCGATTTCGGCCGCAAGATGTGGTTTCTGTGGCGATGTACCGGTTGCGGGATGCGCTGGCACTTCGGCGAAGCGAGCTCCGAACGGACGGCCTGCAGACACTGACGATATCGAGGTGTTCGCTCGTTTGGGCGCCATCTGTGAGCGTCGCTGATTCGGCCGTACACTTGTTCTCGACTGTGAATTCGCCCGCGTACCGGAGGTTCTTCGCCGACTACTCGATGCAGAACCCTCGGGGGCATCGGATGGCTGGGTGTATTCATCTCCCCTATCACTTGAGTCGCCGGGAGAGCGCTTTCTACCGTCGAGACGCGGGCATTGCCTGTTCGGTCTTGATGCACGAGGTGCTTCCCGGATCGTCCTAATTGACGACCGAGACGCCTCTGTACCGGTGAATCCGGTTCCATTCCATATTCGATTTCTCTCTCTCGAACTGGCGCTTCCGCTCTATCCGCTTCAGTCGCGGCCGTAGCGCAGCGGACTCGCTCGTCGTCGATATCCCTGCCCCCGCACCGATAGCATCCAGATTCAGTAACCGTCAGTACACCCCTTGAAACACGATACTTTGCGGGAATCGAGTCATTCGTACCGCTGTCGAGTGTGCTATCACTGTCCGAATATACCACGTTCACCGAGAAGACCGGCTCTCTCTGGCGTGTACCCGATCTGCACCCATCTTCTCCGGGTGATCGCACTCTGCGAGAGCACGAACCATCCCCTGCTACGCCGGCTCCGAAAGCCTTCTGCGATCCACCCCCGTTTCAGCTGGAACGAGTCTGCTCCGTTGTCTTCTTCCGATGCAGTCCCTCCGGTCACGTGCCTCTACGCGAGAGTATCTGTCGGAGTTTCGCGAAGGCCGAATCGGGTTCGGCGGCGGGATTTCCCTGGCTGGAGTTTCCCTCAGACCGGGCGGTTTCGAGTTCGGCCGTGAGTCGTCGATTCCGCGCTTCGAGGCGTTCGACTTGCGCTTGTAGATCGGCGATAAGGTCGAGGTGGCGCTCCTGACGCGTGGTCAGTTCGTCCCGTTGCTCGAAGGGCGACCGCCTCCGCCGTGACCTCGTCCGGTTCGTTCAGTTTCGGTGCGTCGTCGTCGGTACCCGCGGCTGTCGTCTCGGACCGGGTCGGTTCGTAGAACTCGGTGGTCCCTGCCAACACGCGTTCGATCGTCTTCTCTCCGTACGTGCTCCCGTCGGCGAAGTGGCGCTCGTCCCACTTCTCGCGCAGCAACCCCGAATCGCGGAACAGGCGATCTATCTGCGTCCGGTCGCCCCCGGTCCAGAACGCGAGCAACGCACACAGGGCCATGTCCGCCTCCGAGTGGCTATCGTAGCCCATCGTCCGCCCTTGCCACAGTCGCTCGAACTTCTCGCCGTTCGCCGCGGCGTTGGCTCTGTCGACGACCTCGTCGTCCGATAACCCCGGTTCCTCGTCGTCTCCCCCTCGATCATCCGCGTCGGACGCATCGGCCGCCTCCGTCGGCGTGTCGTCCACCTCGGTACTCGCCTCGCCGTCGTCATCGTCGTCTTTCGACCCCAGCTCGTCGGCGACGAACTCCGTGTGGACGGCCCCGATGGCGGGGGTACGGCTCTCGACGGTTACTGGCGTCCCATCGAGATGGTCGCCGGTGACGGTGAAAAAGCGAGCGTCGTCGTACATCTCGACCCAGTCCTTCCGGTTGCGGTCGCCAGGGAGGCTACCGAGCGCGAGGATATGCACGCCGGTCCCAGACGGGCTCACCTCCGTGTAGGAGGCGAGGCGTTCGACGATATCCGTCGCATCGTCGGAAAGTGTCCCCGTCTCCGGGACGCGACACGTGTCGAGGTCGACGCCGACCAGCGGGTCCTCGTCAGTGAAGACGAATCCGAGACCCTCGGCGGCCCCATCGGTAGCGTATTCACGGGCAGTCTCGAACGATGCCCGAGAGTCGGGATTCGTTGCCGACCCGAACGAGCCCGTGTGCGGATTGATCGGCACCTTCGTCTCTTTGCCGCTTCGCTCTTGAACCCGCCAGCAGACCCACTGCTCGCGCTCCGTCAGCTCGTCGGGGAGACTGTCCGCCGTCGGCGCGTCCGTATCCATGTATCTCTGCGTCTACTCACCCGGCGACCGATATGACTATTCGATTCTGGTCTTGCGATCGGTTCGCCTCAGAAATCGTGGCCCTACAGGTAGTTCAAGGCGAGTACCTCGGAACTTGACCTCGGGGTGAGTCCACTCGCTTCCAATCGCTGTCGACGAACGTATCCGGGAGCTCGATACAGATTCGGGATCGACCGGCGGCCGGCTCATCGCTCAGTGAAGTCGAAGCAAGACATAAGTCATTATCACAGTAATCATTATTCAGAGTATGACCTTCTACGACCGGGGGGACGAACTTGCCGCACTCGAAACTGCGTTCGAATCCACGGGCCACGAGTTCTACGTGGTCTACGGGCGTCGCCGCGTCGGAAAGACGGAACTCCTCAAGGAGTTCTGCGCCGACCGGCCACACATCTACTTCCTCGCGGCTCAGGAGGCAGAAACTCGCCAGCGCGAGAAATTCGTCGAGACGATCGCTGAGTACTTCGATGACCGCATCCCCCGTATCGACGGGTGGGACGAGGCGTTCGACTACCTCGGCGAGAAGCTCGCGACCGAACAGTGCATCATTGTCATCGACGAATTCCCGTATCTCGTCGGGGAGAACGGCTCGCTCCCCTCGTATATCCAGTCGTTCGTCGACGAGCAACTCCGGGATACCGAATCGATGCTCGTCCTCTGTGGATCCAGTGTGAGTACGATAGAATCTGAAGTGCTCGGCCACGAGAGTCCGCTGTACGGCCGCCGAACGGGACAGATCGACCTTCAGCCGTTTTCTTTCCAGCAGGCCCACGATGTCATCGCATACGGAATCGAAGACGCGATCCGATCGTTTGCCGTCACTGGAGGGACTCCGATGTATCTCACCCGTTTCGACTACGACCAGCCGCTCGGTGAGAACATCCGGACACAGATTCTCTCCCCCACGGCCGTTCTCTACAACGAACCCGAATTTCTCCTCCGAACGGAACTCCGCAATCCCGCCCGGTATCTGAGCATCCTCGAAGCAGTCGCAACGGGACAGACGACTCCCAACGAGATCGCTGGCAGGACGGGAATCGACTCCGGGCCCCTGTCGAAGTATCTTCAGACGCTCCGCCGCCTTCGGCTCATCGAGCGCGATGTCCCTGTAACGGCATCCCCAAAGCAATCGAAGCGGTCGCGGTACCGGGTCGCCGACGAGTTCCTCCGCTTCTGGTTTCGCTTCGTCGAACCGAACCGCTCCGGTATCGAAGAAGCCCCGAACGTCGTCTACGACGGGACGATCGAACCGAACCTCCCGGACCACGTGGCAACGACGTTCGAAGACGTCTGTCAGGAAGTCGTGTGGGAGGCGATTCGGCAGAGAGCACTCGGCCCGTACTCCGAAGTCGGCCGATGGTGGTACGGAGAGGACGAGATCGACATCGTCGGACTCGCCCCGGACGACAACCGTATTCTGCTCGCGGAGTGCAAGTGGACGACTGATCCAGTCGGCCACTCACTGGTTTCGCAGTTACGCGAGAAAGCCGAGCGCGTCCGATGGGGACCGGACACGCGCGACGAGGAGTTCGCGCTGTTTTCGAAGAGCGGCTTCGTCGACGGACTCGCCGACGGTCTGGGCGACCGCTGGTCGCTGTTCGATCTCACTGCGATCGACGGCTGCCTTTCCTCTGGCTCGTAGCTGTGTTCATTTTTGGACCGGGCTTGAGATCTTCTTCGTTTGTTCGGAGGCATCGAATCCACTGGTGACCAGTCCTGAGATGCGTCATTCCTGGACAGCGAAACAGATGTCAAGAGACGGCTCCAGCGGTCGGAATGCAACGTTGTTGATTTTCCGTCTCGAACGCGAAACAGGCGTGTGCTCGTTCCGTTCGGTTCGAACCCTGCCAGCCCAACGGGTGTGGTCGGCGCTCCGGACGTGCCAGGGTATCGGCTTGCTCAGTGCGATTCCGACAAGCGCGTGCGATGAAGCCCGCGTACCTCCTTCTGAGCCTCCTGTGTCTCGCTGTGGTCGTCGTCGATCTGCTGTGGACGACGCTCTGGGTCGAGGGCGGAGCTGGCCCGGTCACGACTCGACTGATGAACCGGACGTGGCAGCTGTTTCGCAAGGTCGCAGGTGACAATCCCCGCGTGCTCTCTCTGGCCGGACCGGTGGTACTGGTCGTCAGTCTCACCGTGTGGATCGCGCTCCTCTGGTTCGGCTGGACGTTCCTCTTCGCCGGCGGCGAGAACACGCTGATCGATACCCGTGACCCGGCCCCCATCGCCTGGACGGAACGCTTCTACTTCGTCGGCTACTCGGTCTTCACGATGGGGAACGGGGATTTCACCCCGCGTGACGGGCTCTGGCAGGTCCTAACCGGTCTCACGACGGCGAGCGGGATGCTCTTCGTCACGCTGAGCGTGACGTACGTGCTCAACGTCCTCGGCGCGGTCACGCAGAAGCGGTCGCTCGCCAGCAGTATTCACGGCCTCGGTACGCGAAGTGCCGAGATCCTCGAACGAAGCTGGGACGGCGACTCGTTTCGAGGGCTGGACGTGCCGCTCGATTCGATAGCCACCCGACTCGACACCCTCACATCGAACCACAAGGCGTACCCGGCCCTCCACTACTTCTACGCGCCACAGACGGCACAGGCACCGGTGACGAACATCGCCATCTTCGACGAGGCGCTGACACTCCTCGAATTCGGGGTCGCCGAACGGGAGCGGCCGAGCGAGATCGCCGTCGGCCAGGCTCGGTCGAGCGTCCAGGGGTACCTGAACACGCTCGACACGGCGTTCGTCGAACCGGCTCGGCAGCCCCCACCAGCGCCGCCGATCGATTCCCTTCGAGAGCGCGAGATCCCCACCGTGTCCGACCAGCAGTTCGACGAGGCGCTCGCCTCGATAGCCGATCGCCGGCGGAAACTACTGGGGCTCGTCGAAGCCGACGAGCGGCGGTGGCCGCACTCGAACAGCCAGTGAGGATTCCCGAGCGGTCTATTACGGTGAACGGCCTCAGGGGCAAGCCCCGAGGCACTCGGCCTGCTCTGCTTGTAGACGCCGCCGAGTCGACCGAAGACGATCCCAACGTCCTCGACGAGGTGCCGATGGCCTACAAGTCGTCCGAGGCGCTCCTCCGAGAAGGAGAGGTTTGTCTCCAGGTCGCGGTAGTCGCCGTGGTAGACGAACAGCGGGACGCCGACGCCGTCGCAGGAGATGTCCTCGATGGCGGGGTCGCCCATCAGCGGGTCGATCTTCCCGTAGCGCACGAAGTCCCGGCGCAGGTAGTAGAGCACCCGCAGCAGCGTCGCCGGCGGCACGGCGGCGGCGTGCTCGTCGAAGACCCGCTGGACCTCCAGCTCGAAGATCTCGTCGCGCTCCTCCTCGGCGCCCACGTCCCGGTGCATCAGGTCCTGTCGGAGGATCCGCGTCAGGTCCTCGCGGACGTACTGCTCGAACTCGGTCAGCACCGGCGCCTCGGCGCGGTAGCGGCGCTCGTTCTCCGCGGGGTCGTAGACGATGGCCGTGTAGGAGTAGGGCCGGCGCGACCAGCGCCAGGAGACGACCTCGCAGTCGTCGAGATAGCCGAAATCGAACCACCGCCGACGCA
The window above is part of the Halosimplex rubrum genome. Proteins encoded here:
- a CDS encoding AbrB/MazE/SpoVT family DNA-binding domain-containing protein, producing MPRVTTKGQVTIPKEIRESLGIEPGDEVAFERTESGYELRKEEPTTAGGEDPFEKHRGSADSDETMPERMRRLRGEYPRDVGDEADENGDSEAEA
- a CDS encoding type II toxin-antitoxin system VapC family toxin, with amino-acid sequence MTTAVDTNALLALLYEDEYTDASEATLRRAYRKGRVVITPVVYAELAADGHFDTRADLDRFLEDFSIQLAEPSRDALFEAGDMFQRYTDRRPDGLQCPSCGTKQTVRCEECGEDLSPRQHIAADFLIGGHATVDADSLVSFDDGFYSTYFPSLIVHPE
- a CDS encoding phage NrS-1 polymerase family protein; its protein translation is MDTDAPTADSLPDELTEREQWVCWRVQERSGKETKVPINPHTGSFGSATNPDSRASFETAREYATDGAAEGLGFVFTDEDPLVGVDLDTCRVPETGTLSDDATDIVERLASYTEVSPSGTGVHILALGSLPGDRNRKDWVEMYDDARFFTVTGDHLDGTPVTVESRTPAIGAVHTEFVADELGSKDDDDDGEASTEVDDTPTEAADASDADDRGGDDEEPGLSDDEVVDRANAAANGEKFERLWQGRTMGYDSHSEADMALCALLAFWTGGDRTQIDRLFRDSGLLREKWDERHFADGSTYGEKTIERVLAGTTEFYEPTRSETTAAGTDDDAPKLNEPDEVTAEAVALRATGRTDHASGAPPRPYRRSTSASRTPRSAESTTHGRTRNRPV
- a CDS encoding ATP-binding protein → MTFYDRGDELAALETAFESTGHEFYVVYGRRRVGKTELLKEFCADRPHIYFLAAQEAETRQREKFVETIAEYFDDRIPRIDGWDEAFDYLGEKLATEQCIIVIDEFPYLVGENGSLPSYIQSFVDEQLRDTESMLVLCGSSVSTIESEVLGHESPLYGRRTGQIDLQPFSFQQAHDVIAYGIEDAIRSFAVTGGTPMYLTRFDYDQPLGENIRTQILSPTAVLYNEPEFLLRTELRNPARYLSILEAVATGQTTPNEIAGRTGIDSGPLSKYLQTLRRLRLIERDVPVTASPKQSKRSRYRVADEFLRFWFRFVEPNRSGIEEAPNVVYDGTIEPNLPDHVATTFEDVCQEVVWEAIRQRALGPYSEVGRWWYGEDEIDIVGLAPDDNRILLAECKWTTDPVGHSLVSQLREKAERVRWGPDTRDEEFALFSKSGFVDGLADGLGDRWSLFDLTAIDGCLSSGS